The proteins below are encoded in one region of Corynebacterium sphenisci DSM 44792:
- a CDS encoding ABC transporter ATP-binding protein: protein MQYLTRILGTARVLWPFYLGIVVCSVGTAAAALVSPFLIRDATDAIVGALGAGGDRAGAARTVVALALGLLAADLVQAVVQNIGGYLGDVMAARMREILATRYFAKLLALPQRYFDDQRTGTMIARLDRSITNVIQFLQAFANTFFPMLLTMAAVLAITAWHWWPLAVLLAVVFPVYVWLTALTSRRWQRLERAKNHEIDHAGGRFAEAVGQIQVVRSFVAELRELRAFAGRYARTVGLTRVQSRWWHGMDATRGAALTLIFFGIHLLLFTRTLGGHFSIGTMVMLIQLTTMAKHPVTMMSYVIDTAQRAVAGSRDYFDVMVLDAEPAADPRLRAAAARDGGGRDAAEAGEDAPAPGRRLEPVPGAPVIEFDAVDFAYEPGTPVLRGVSFTAEADHRVALVGESGGGKSTIVQLLLGFYRPTGGRLRICGRDVTGLPMADLRATVGVVFQDAALFSGTIRENIAYGRPGAGEAEIRAAAERANADGFIRAFAEGYDTVIGERGLKLSGGQRQRIAIARAILKDAPVLILDEATSALDTRAEREVQRGLEELMAGRTTIVIAHRLSTISGVDRVVTLDRGRVDEVGSPAELAGTGGIYAELLRLTASASAEDRRRLSRFGLAPGGEG, encoded by the coding sequence GTGCAGTACCTCACCCGGATCCTGGGCACCGCGCGGGTGCTCTGGCCCTTCTACCTGGGCATCGTCGTGTGCTCGGTGGGCACCGCGGCCGCGGCCCTGGTCAGCCCCTTCCTGATCCGCGACGCCACGGACGCGATCGTCGGCGCCCTCGGCGCCGGCGGGGACCGCGCCGGCGCCGCGCGCACCGTGGTGGCGCTGGCCCTGGGCCTGCTCGCCGCGGATCTGGTGCAGGCGGTGGTGCAGAACATCGGCGGCTACCTCGGCGACGTGATGGCCGCCCGGATGCGCGAGATCCTGGCCACCCGCTATTTCGCGAAGCTGCTGGCGCTGCCGCAGCGCTATTTCGACGATCAGCGCACCGGCACCATGATCGCCCGGCTGGACCGGTCCATCACCAACGTGATCCAGTTCCTGCAGGCCTTCGCGAACACCTTCTTCCCGATGCTGCTGACCATGGCCGCGGTGCTGGCGATCACCGCCTGGCACTGGTGGCCGCTGGCGGTGCTGCTGGCGGTGGTCTTCCCGGTCTACGTGTGGCTGACCGCGCTGACCTCCCGGCGCTGGCAGCGCCTGGAGCGGGCGAAGAACCACGAGATCGACCACGCGGGGGGCCGCTTCGCCGAGGCGGTGGGCCAGATCCAGGTCGTGCGCTCCTTCGTCGCGGAGCTGCGCGAGCTGCGCGCCTTCGCCGGCCGCTACGCCCGCACGGTGGGGCTCACCCGGGTGCAGTCCCGGTGGTGGCACGGCATGGACGCGACCCGCGGGGCGGCGCTGACCCTGATCTTCTTCGGCATCCACCTGCTGCTGTTCACCCGCACCCTGGGCGGGCACTTCTCCATCGGCACCATGGTGATGCTGATCCAGCTGACCACCATGGCCAAGCACCCGGTGACCATGATGAGCTACGTCATCGACACCGCGCAGCGGGCGGTGGCCGGCTCCCGGGACTACTTCGACGTGATGGTGCTCGACGCCGAACCGGCCGCCGATCCCCGGCTGCGCGCCGCGGCCGCCCGCGACGGCGGCGGCCGCGACGCCGCCGAGGCCGGCGAGGACGCCCCGGCGCCGGGCCGCCGGCTGGAGCCGGTGCCCGGCGCCCCGGTCATCGAGTTCGACGCGGTGGACTTCGCCTACGAGCCGGGCACCCCGGTGCTGCGCGGGGTGAGCTTCACCGCCGAGGCCGACCACCGGGTGGCCCTGGTCGGCGAATCCGGGGGCGGCAAATCCACCATCGTGCAGCTGCTGCTGGGCTTCTACCGGCCCACCGGCGGGCGGCTGCGCATCTGCGGCCGCGACGTCACCGGGCTGCCGATGGCGGATCTGCGGGCCACGGTGGGCGTGGTCTTCCAGGATGCGGCGCTGTTCTCCGGGACCATCCGGGAGAACATCGCCTACGGGCGGCCCGGGGCGGGGGAGGCGGAGATCCGGGCGGCGGCGGAGCGGGCCAACGCGGACGGGTTCATCCGCGCCTTCGCCGAGGGCTACGACACCGTGATCGGCGAGCGGGGGCTGAAGCTCTCCGGCGGGCAGCGGCAGCGGATCGCGATCGCCCGGGCGATCCTCAAGGACGCCCCGGTGCTCATCCTCGACGAGGCGACCTCGGCGCTGGACACCCGCGCCGAACGGGAGGTGCAGCGCGGCCTGGAGGAGCTGATGGCCGGGCGCACCACGATCGTGATCGCGCACCGGCTGTCCACCATCTCCGGGGTGGACCGGGTGGTCACCCTGGACCGGGGCCGGGTGGACGAGGTCGGCTCCCCGGCGGAGCTGGCCGGCACCGGCGGGATCTACGCGGAGCTGCTCCGGCTCACCGCCTCGGCCTCCGCCGAGGATCGGCGCCGGCTGAGCCGCTTCGGGCTGGCCCCCGGCGGGGAGGGCTAG
- a CDS encoding diacylglycerol kinase: protein MSNYLEDYPVEHVQVSTVALVTNPKAGHGAAAHAAERAMDRFSERGVDVVALQGKSPADARRLIRTVLDDGRIDALAVAGGDGMINLALQEQAGTGVPLGIIPAGTGNDHGREYRLPRNNPEAAADVVADGFAITTDLGRILPIGADGEPDAAQAKWFGTIMCAGFDSLVSDRVNVMKWPHGRNRYNAAIVVEFLNFHALPFRITLDDGTVIDDRITLAAFGNTRSYGGGMKICPAADHADGQLDITVIGKAGRLKAAAVFGKVFKGEHVRQPEVTQYRSPGALVEFFGGEDAMNAYADGDFMAPLPVRVEIAPAAGRYIVPRP, encoded by the coding sequence ATGTCGAATTACCTGGAGGACTACCCGGTCGAGCATGTGCAGGTCTCGACTGTGGCGCTGGTCACCAATCCGAAGGCGGGCCACGGCGCGGCCGCGCACGCCGCGGAGCGGGCGATGGACCGGTTCTCGGAGCGCGGGGTGGACGTGGTCGCGCTGCAGGGCAAATCGCCGGCGGACGCCCGCCGGCTCATCCGCACCGTGCTCGACGACGGCCGGATCGACGCCCTGGCGGTGGCCGGCGGGGACGGCATGATCAACCTGGCGTTGCAGGAGCAGGCCGGCACCGGGGTGCCGCTGGGCATCATCCCGGCCGGCACCGGCAACGACCACGGCCGGGAGTACCGGCTGCCCCGGAACAACCCGGAGGCCGCCGCCGACGTGGTCGCCGACGGATTCGCGATCACCACCGACCTGGGCCGGATCCTGCCGATCGGCGCCGACGGGGAGCCCGATGCGGCCCAGGCCAAGTGGTTCGGCACCATCATGTGCGCCGGTTTCGACTCCCTGGTCTCCGACCGGGTCAACGTCATGAAGTGGCCGCATGGCCGCAACCGGTACAACGCGGCGATCGTGGTGGAGTTCCTCAACTTCCACGCGCTGCCCTTCCGGATCACCCTCGACGACGGCACCGTGATCGACGACCGGATCACCCTGGCCGCCTTCGGCAACACCCGCAGCTACGGCGGCGGGATGAAGATCTGCCCCGCCGCGGACCACGCCGACGGGCAGCTGGACATCACCGTCATCGGCAAGGCCGGCCGGCTCAAGGCCGCCGCGGTGTTCGGCAAGGTGTTCAAGGGCGAGCACGTCCGCCAGCCGGAGGTCACCCAGTACCGCAGCCCCGGCGCGCTGGTGGAGTTCTTCGGCGGCGAGGACGCGATGAACGCCTACGCGGACGGCGATTTCATGGCCCCGCTGCCGGTGCGCGTGGAAATCGCCCCGGCCGCCGGCCGCTACATCGTGCCGCGGCCCTGA
- a CDS encoding glycerol-3-phosphate dehydrogenase/oxidase yields the protein MSIPNGNSALDRARRDAEWKELEELVADGGQVDLLVIGAGVTGAGIALDAASRGLDVVLVDRQDIAFGTSRWSSKLAHGGLRYLASGNIGIARRSAKERGILMEVTAPHLVHALPQVVPVLDEFTLANKTLPRVGFVAGDALRIAAGTAASTLPRSRTVGPKEVVELAPTVRTEGLRFGYVNYDGQLVDDARLVVALARTAAACGARVLTHVGAVDATGTAATLADRLGEGGELRLRARNVVNATGVWAGGIDPTIRVRPSRGTHLVFDAALFGNPTGSLTVPVPGALNRFCFVLPAPLGRVYVGLTDEDAPGPIPDEPEPTEAEIDFLLEVINRGLDRKVGRADILGAFAGLRPLIDSGEGDTADLSREHAIIVADNGLISVVGGKLTEYRLMAEQTVDAALARTGQPAAPCWTDRLPLVGAEGEAEPLPGAAPRWLIERYGAEAGAVVAASKLDRPLDRVAEGVDVTRAEFSWAVTHEGALTVADILDRRTRIGLVPADRAAAEPAAEEALAACAG from the coding sequence ATGAGTATTCCCAACGGAAATTCCGCGCTCGACCGGGCGCGCCGGGACGCGGAATGGAAGGAGCTCGAGGAGCTGGTCGCCGACGGGGGCCAGGTCGATCTGCTCGTCATCGGCGCCGGGGTCACCGGGGCCGGGATCGCCCTCGACGCGGCCTCCCGCGGCCTGGACGTGGTCCTGGTGGATCGGCAGGACATCGCCTTCGGCACCAGCCGCTGGTCCTCCAAGCTCGCCCACGGCGGGCTGCGCTACCTGGCCAGCGGCAACATCGGCATCGCGCGGCGCAGCGCGAAGGAGCGCGGCATCCTCATGGAGGTCACCGCCCCGCACCTGGTGCACGCGCTGCCCCAGGTGGTGCCGGTGCTCGACGAGTTCACCCTGGCCAACAAGACCCTGCCCCGGGTCGGCTTCGTCGCCGGCGATGCGCTGCGCATCGCCGCGGGCACCGCCGCGTCCACCCTGCCGCGCTCGCGCACCGTCGGCCCGAAGGAGGTCGTCGAACTGGCCCCCACGGTGCGCACCGAGGGCCTGCGCTTCGGCTACGTCAACTACGACGGCCAGCTCGTCGACGACGCCCGCCTGGTCGTCGCCCTGGCCCGCACCGCCGCGGCCTGCGGCGCCCGGGTGCTCACCCACGTCGGCGCGGTCGACGCCACCGGCACCGCGGCCACCCTGGCCGATCGCCTCGGCGAGGGCGGCGAACTGCGGCTGCGCGCCCGCAACGTGGTCAACGCCACCGGGGTGTGGGCCGGCGGCATCGACCCGACGATCCGGGTGCGGCCCTCCCGGGGCACCCACCTGGTCTTCGACGCCGCCCTCTTCGGCAACCCGACCGGGTCGCTGACCGTGCCGGTGCCCGGCGCGCTGAACCGCTTCTGCTTCGTGCTGCCCGCCCCCCTGGGCCGGGTCTACGTCGGCCTCACCGACGAGGACGCGCCGGGGCCGATCCCCGATGAGCCGGAGCCCACCGAGGCCGAGATCGACTTCCTGCTGGAGGTGATCAACCGGGGCCTGGACCGCAAGGTCGGCCGCGCCGACATCCTCGGCGCCTTCGCCGGGCTGCGCCCGCTCATCGACTCCGGGGAGGGCGACACCGCGGACCTCTCCCGGGAGCACGCGATCATCGTCGCCGACAACGGGCTGATCAGCGTCGTCGGCGGCAAGCTCACCGAGTACCGGCTGATGGCCGAGCAGACCGTGGACGCCGCCCTGGCCCGCACCGGCCAGCCCGCCGCGCCCTGCTGGACCGACCGGCTGCCCCTGGTCGGCGCCGAGGGCGAGGCCGAGCCGCTGCCCGGCGCGGCCCCGCGCTGGCTCATCGAGCGCTACGGCGCCGAGGCCGGGGCGGTGGTCGCCGCCAGCAAACTGGACCGGCCCCTGGACCGGGTCGCCGAGGGCGTCGACGTCACCCGCGCCGAGTTCTCCTGGGCGGTCACCCACGAGGGCGCGCTCACCGTCGCCGACATCCTGGACCGGCGCACCCGGATCGGGCTGGTGCCCGCCGACCGGGCCGCCGCCGAACCCGCCGCCGAGGAGGCGCTGGCCGCCTGCGCCGGCTGA